A region of the Perca flavescens isolate YP-PL-M2 chromosome 15, PFLA_1.0, whole genome shotgun sequence genome:
gcacCCTACAGCTGACAGAACGGGGGGGACATTATTACCTCTAACCCCTTGTGACCCCTCTCTGTAGGTGTGGCTGTTGCTCTCCTGATCAGGGTATTTTGGCAGGTTTGTTAGCAGCCATGTGGCCTTAACAAGAACCCATAGGAAGAAAGTCAACTTAATTAAGCCATTTGCCTTCAGATTATATTTGCCAGGCCACCATGtgagtctgttttttttaaacaataggTAATACAAGGACAGGGAGTCGGGACTAAGGACttttaacacctttttttttatttcaggtttGACAAGTTGTTAAACCATTACGTGTTGGTGTCGATCATATTAGCTCTATTTACATCTTTTTCTTTGCAGTACTTGTAGCTGTCTAAATATCAGAACTGTAAAGATGGGTATTTAGGTTGTAATGGTTCTTTGTCACATGGTGTCCTCTCGAGTCCCCGAGGCCATATTTCCAGCGTGTCCAAGGTCTGTTAAACCGCTCACCTTGTATTACTCAAGTTTAGAATTTTCCAATGCTGACTGTGCCTCCAGTCTCTTACAATCACATGCTGCTCCCGCTGACTCAGTGGCACTAATGTGCTCAACATCAGTCAGGTGAAAAGTTTTCTGTAATTGACTTCTAAAACCAGAGACATCAGCCCCACCCAGACATaagtctttattttatttttttgatatacACTCCAGAAGTATGGGAATGAAGTCCGTTCCTGCAGCTTCATTAAGCGCTCGTGTCACGGActgatggtttttttttttctctgtgggTTTGGGTTTGACTCAATGTATGCTACTTGTATTACTGATCTCCTGTGTTCACAATAAAGTGTTCAGACAGAGCCTGCATGTGTCCTGTtgttttattcaacatgctgtaTAATTTGATTTGTTGCAACCGTGAACACAAACAGGAATAAAGAAcatggtggattttttttttttaatcaacagaaaacattttaaatggccTACTACAAGAACTGACAACGTGGTAGCACAGCAGCGTAGAACCGATTGTTGTCATGTCTGACGTGATCAAACTAATCCCTGAAACAGATCATTGCCCTGCATGCTGTAAAACCACCAGACGCCATCTCCTTCACTACGCAAGTTAGAAGTTGTTAATCTAAGTAAACTAATCACCATGAAACACTTAATGCACAATACACTTTGGCAACTGTCTTGAAGGATTTGGTAGCATCCAACAAATTCAAATTACACGTTCAGATCTTTAAGTGACCTCAAGCTGGTCAAAAGCGTGAGAGTTCAGTTCCTGTGTTAAAACTTATTTAGCACTTAGTGTTTATTAGACAGCTACATGCTTCAATGCCATAAGTAGTTTCAAAGCCAGTGgctgcctttttaaaaaaaaataaataaataattatttggcTTAATTATTgttcactataaataaaataaaaaaaattaaattatttctgCATTAGTAAATCTCAATTAGAAAGACATCACGCACTAGACTGTCAAAGGACAGAAACAATAACCTCCATTCTAATTAGTCACTCAGAAAAAGGCATTTCATCAACAATCTTCCATCCATGTAGTGAAATATAAGATTTCACTTGTAGATTAATCAGCCATCCACTGCTAACAATATACATCATTAATCAACCAACTCCATGACTACAGGCGTCGAcccatctccgtgcgtgttgtaactgtCTGACTCACCctccgctagcctagcttagcactgatcctggaggtaactggctccaactagcctactgctcccaataagtgacaaaataacgccaacattttcctatttacatgttgtgatttgtatagtcacagggtgtacaaataacaaggtcacatgagacacagccgtcttctaaccgtatacatactgggaactatattctcaggcgaagcactgctacttctgctacttgggcggagtgatttgctcgcagcacctgagaagccccgtggtgaggagtaGAGAGCATAGACCAGACAGTAAAAGAATGGACACAGCTACGCCATATATTTCTACAGACACCAgtgaagtcacttttccggtgatggctgagcgttactgcgcagcctccaactgagcttgaagacgtagatgtgaaagttgtaagtcttctggtagctgtgccaagacaaatctcaatcattcccaatcttgcagagacagatagcgtaggtatatgtaaggagataacataagtgCAGaataattattgctaactaaaatgttagttaacattagtaattaaacttaaacagctaatctaagtcgaaactgcctgcgagttTCGactgactatacggtaattcctctactatgtgaaaGAAAGTCGCGTggctatttttacaaaagcgtctgctacggagccataacgtgaggcccaaggtaatggagccttttatacattgtcgtgtttctttagaaataaacaatggacaaatagagtctttaaacgcttcagatgtaaagttattcgctgtcaaagtgacggcaacatgaatgggagtcaatgggttGCTAACTTCGTGCGTACCTTCAATCTTCCCATTGAAGGTACGCTTTCCAGATGCACGTTTACCCCCTTGGTATcgcgctaatcactccgcccaagtagcagaagtagcagtgctttgccttctgagaatatagttcccagtatgtatacggttagaagacggctgtgtctcatgtgacccttttatttgtaaaagctgtgactatacaaatcacaacatgtaaataggaacatgttggcgttattttgtcacttattgggagcagcaggctagttggaaccggttacctccagcatCTGAGCTACGCTAGGCTAGCGGTAGGGGgagtcagacagagttacaacacgcaagaagatgagaagggtatgtatggacttatctaactctgggggataacggtgaataagctgaagtcccaataagtcggcgtgttcctttaagtcatGGGTGGTCAAATGTAAGACAAGAAGCCTTCAAAAACAGTGAggtaaattaaatatattgtgTGCGGTCACTGTTTCCGGTGCGTGTAGTATCTCCTGCTCATTTGTTACTCTTTTTGCTCTTGGTGGATTTAATGTCGCACTTGGTCTTCTGCAGGCGGGAGAAGATCTCTTTGAACAGGGCCTTGTACTCCGGCGTGTTCTGGCTGAGACGTTTATCCACCTGCTCCACCTGCCTGCTGATCCCCTCCAGGGCCTCTGGGGTGGAGGGAGTTTGGGGGGGCGTGGGAGGGGTGGCAACGGCACCCGATGATGTCGAAGGCCCCGCGCAGACCATGCTGTACTCCTTCATGGAGGGGTCTCTGGAGACGGGCCGGGAGGTCTGCACCCCGGCGTGGCACAGGCTCTCCTCGTGGCGCCGGCACTTTCCCAGCAGCTCCTCGTACTTCTCCAGCAGGGCGTGGTACTGCTCGTCCACCTCCCGCAGGATGCTCATGCCGCGCTTGCGCACGCCATTGGCGTGCTGGGCGTAGCTGCCTTGGCGCCTGCCCGAGGCGTCGCGGGCCGAGATGGCGTTCAGGGCCGTGTCGCTGCAGCTTTTCCTCACCGGGCCTCCCTGCTGCCCCGTGTCCCCTGCCTCTCCAGCGCCTCCTTCGCCTCCCTCCTCCAGACCCACGCCCTCCTCCGGGGTGTCCGTCTCGGGCCCGTTGCGGAGCAGCGTCTCCAGGCCGTCTTCCATGCCCCTGATCAGACAGAGCCTGGACTTCCTCAGCTGCTGCATCTCCTGGAGCTCGGCCTCGAGCTCCCGGACGCGCAGCTGGCAGCCCTCGGCCCCTAAGAGACGCTGTTCCAGGCGCTCAAACTCCTGCAGCACCGCGGCGCACTCGCGCTCGGCGCCCTCCCTCCGGGAGCGCTCGGCGGCCACGGCTGAGCGCAGGGACGAGACGATGTCTCTCAGGCGCTCGTTCTCCTCATCCACCGGCTGTCTCTCAGCCAGGTCCACGCTGCCCGGGTTGGCCAGCAGGAAACCGTCCTCATACCTGATGGAAAGACGAGGTGCATTATTAAGCGTGTAGAAATTTTtaaaagggatacgccaccgtttgttgaaatagggcttatcacggtctcctctagctggagataggtgggccaatgcattttttgtgcatgcattgttttagtccggtgcaacaccggcagcgctagttagcttagcatagtgaatggaatcctatgttgccggttagcatgttgtaaGTAAAAGTGatccaacaaaagacaaaaaaacaacctaattagttgcactgagacaaaaaaaaagcgttggcccacctatctacagccagggtagaccgtgataagcactatttcaacaaacggtggcgtattcctttaagcacAGTTTGTTAAATACTTTACAACTGCACAATCATACAATTAGGGCACCAATTTGGGCATTCTTTAAAAAGGCAATATAAAACCCAGTGTTGTGACCAAGTCATCTTTTTTAAAAGTCCCAAGTAATTCTCAAGTCATATGGTCCAAGTCGTATGTATGTCAAGTCGAGTCCCCAGTTAAGACAAGTCAAGCCCCAAATCAAGCAATCCGTTTTTGATGAGCAGATCATGCATTCAGctgttagctttttttttttttttttttttttcgtgacatttttaaatccaaaagtGATGACTCGTGGCACAGACGCAGCCATTGAGGTGCTCTGGTTCCGACTAATGGGGCTTCATTTGGGGGGGCTTTGGTGTTACCATAGCAAGATGTATGATCCAACTGACAGCCAATTGTCATCCAATCATGACAATCACATACCGGGGAGCTTTTTGAGTCGTCCAATCATGATTTCACAGTTTGCGCTGCACAGCATACTTGACAGTTAAGACAGAAACGTGTTTCTCTTCTAATGTGCacgtactgtacagtacaggccaaaagtttggacacaccttctcattcaatgtgtttcctttttatttccatgactatttacattgtagattctcactgaaggcatcaaaactatgaatgaacacatatggaatcatgtacttaacaaaaaagtgtgaaataacttaaaacatgtcttatattttagattcttcaaaagtagccaccctttgctttttgtattaataagggaaaaaattccactaattaaccctgacaaagcacacctgtgaagtgaaaaccatttcaggtgactacctcatgaagctcattgagagaacaccaagggtttgcagagttatcaaaaaaagcaaaaggtggctactttgaagaatctaaaatataagacatgttttcagttatttcacacttttttattaagtacataattacacatgtgttcatacatagttttgatgccttcagtgagaatctacaatgtaagtagacgtgaaaataaagaaacccacagaatgagaaggtgtgtccaaacttttggcctgtactgtacattagaAAAAGAAACTCGGGACAGTTAGTGACCTTGGCGCGGTGCAGAGCTCTTTGAGGCAGGGGAAGGAGTGCACAGTCTTGCGCCGTTCCTTCTTCTCTCGACGGACCCTCAGCTCCTCCAGAGTCCGCAGCTCCTCCACCCGAGTTTTCAGGCTGTCCACCTGACCCTGCAAGGTCTCCATGGTGCCCGTCAACCTGTGCACACCCACAAGCCACAAATGTTTGTTCAGTGCTCGTTGCGTCATTATTACGGAGACCTAATTCTCTCTTTGGCGAGCATACCGTTCCTCTAAAGCCACAGTGAGCCGCTGTTACGACATATTTCAAATGAACAGAGGCAGCCACTGAGATCTTCGGCATTAAGACCACTAATGTGATTTGTAAAGAACTTCGATCCCCGATTATGAAATGGTTAAAGAGAGCAAAAATGTTAAGTCCTCTATAGTTGCCCTGGTGGAGGGGAGTGCCTTTAAACGCACAACTGTTCTAGCTTCAGTAAAAATGTGGAGTATCGTTCTTGTTACAGACCTATTTTCAGATAGTAatgaagtagaactacttcactactctacttaagtactaaaaggctgtatctgtactctactggagtattatttttttttcctcctacttccacatattttcgatgaattaaatacttttactccgatacatgttttatgtgctgcatcgttactcgttactgttgtgaattcctcacgctacggagactgtgtaggttacagtgtgtagtTACagctacgttagttacgtacgtAATTTACGTAAGAAATCCCAGAGATcgcgtcgtgtttcttttcattactgttgcccgttcacaagtCAGAGATGATgcaagtttgtactctttctatttagctgttgttgcagcagatgaagctattcctgagttgtttcagtctgcagtgagtactgaatgtttaccgtttgaccctgtgaagTGAGGCTGTTagtttatctgtctgtctgaccctgTGAAGTGAGGCTGTTagtttatctgtctgtctgaccctgTGAAGTGAGGCTGTTagtttatctgtctgtctgaccctgtgatgtgaggCTGTTagtttatctgtctgtctgaccctgtgatgtgaagctgatctagtttatctggatgttgctagcttgctaactttcctgtagctacatcacacatgttactagctGGTTTTGGGGGGCTTAaatcgttactgtgctggagaggatgttcattttacttgcacagtgtgataattgtacattttatttcagtatttcttaatatttgttatttttaatataatatatgtatatttgttaattcctttggctaaacatttgaaataatataaacaatatgatattcaaacttttgactgcctTCTTtaataataactaaataacacaatacttgtacttttactttcagtacttgagtagtagattttaaaataaactacttgcaatacttaagtataaaaaatgttgaatactttagtacttctacttaagtgtggtgcttaaagagcacttctacttctactcaagtcacttttttgatagagcacttgtacttttactcaagtatgggtctctagtactttatacacgtctGCATATTTTTCGACAGTGTATGATCACCTGTCTATTTTCTGCTGCGAGGCCTTGCTCTCCAGTACCAGTTTCTCATTGGTGATCTCCAGCTCTCGGGCAGTGACATCCAGCTGTTCATACACCTTTGCATGCTGCTCGTTCATCTCCCTCAACATTTCCAACTGCTTGGACAGGTACTGCAAGGGAGACAAGTTTAAGGttaaaatgataagtaactaaATACATCTACAGTTGTTCATCTAACCCACTGATTCCCAACCGGGTGTACTTTTACCCCAGAGGGTGCACTGAGGAGTATCTCAGTTTGAAAAAACTGAAATTCCAATTTGATTGATAAAACCGAACCACATATTGAGTCAACTGTAATGGCTGGCCACCATGTTGTGTGATAAAGAACACTAGCGAGCAGAGAAGCAAAACTAGTTCGCTAAAATACATTCAGTTAAAAAACACATGACATATGATATAAAATAatgacatactatcctatgactttttcattactttttatgacctaCCATATTTGgattatgtcatttttagacatactatacaatcactatttttgacatagtatgctatgactttttctttttttacttttttccccacatactatatatttttttttggtattgGACTATAACTACTTgagtcaaaaaaacaaacatataccATTAAAAAAATCTAGGTTTCATTAAAGTTGTATGTTAAACAAGatgaagaattgttttttttggaaagcGTGGCTATATACGTGGCTATATGTAGTTTGCTGCTAGCATGGAGCCTGAAGTCGGAAGCCTGaagtttttaatgttctatcagactagAACTACTCGAGagtcaaaagaaaaagaaaaaaaatactcgaGAGTCTGCTtttgagactttgctctaattttcgggacaattagggcaggattcgggacaactgcttggatttcgggactgtcccaaatttttcgggacgtctggtcaccttaactatactatgattttttttcgaaATAACATACTAGGACTTTATTCCCctcatactatactaggactttttccacttttttttcaacatacaatattatgacttttttgacatagcaGTGGctgttctacattgaattacacccaGGGTGAGACCCCCTTCGAGCGCCCCCCCCCAGCAGAATTttgtatatacaatatatagtgtatatttatttatttgccaattcaccacacagtgaaatgatagataacagaaaactgcttttctttttaaagttctCGTGCCACCCCCCCATGTGTCATGAAAAAATGCTGCCCTGGGTGGCTGCCTGGTTTGCCCGCGCCAAAAACTGCTACTGCAACAtagtatactgtgacttttttcgacatactatactatgacgtttttctattttactaatatttttgtatcactttttttcgacagactataccatgaatttttatgttttttttatatcctataccatgactttatgttttttttttatatcctataccatgactttttatgttttttttttatatcctataccatgactttttatgtttttttttaatcctataccatgactttttatgtttttttttttatatcctataccatgactttttttttttttttaatcctataccatgactttttatttttttttttttttatatcctataccatgactttttatgttttttttaatcctataccatgactttttatgtttttttttaatcctataccatgactttttatgtttttttttatatcctataccatgacttttttttttttttttatatcctatactatgactttttatgttttttttttttatatcctataccatgactttttatgtttttttttaatatcctataccatgactttttattttttttt
Encoded here:
- the cdr2l gene encoding cerebellar degeneration-related protein 2-like, whose translation is MLRAGGMEEFVTEEEEPWYDQRDLEQDLHLAAELGKTLLERNKELEDSLQQMYINNDEHVQEIEYLSKQLEMLREMNEQHAKVYEQLDVTARELEITNEKLVLESKASQQKIDRLTGTMETLQGQVDSLKTRVEELRTLEELRVRREKKERRKTVHSFPCLKELCTAPRYEDGFLLANPGSVDLAERQPVDEENERLRDIVSSLRSAVAAERSRREGAERECAAVLQEFERLEQRLLGAEGCQLRVRELEAELQEMQQLRKSRLCLIRGMEDGLETLLRNGPETDTPEEGVGLEEGGEGGAGEAGDTGQQGGPVRKSCSDTALNAISARDASGRRQGSYAQHANGVRKRGMSILREVDEQYHALLEKYEELLGKCRRHEESLCHAGVQTSRPVSRDPSMKEYSMVCAGPSTSSGAVATPPTPPQTPSTPEALEGISRQVEQVDKRLSQNTPEYKALFKEIFSRLQKTKCDIKSTKSKKSNK